The Oleiphilus messinensis DNA segment ATACCCATATGCTTTGCCTCTGTTAATTAAGGGTATTATTTCATACCCTTAGCTTTTTCAACAGCCTCATCAATGGAACCAACCATGTAGAAAGCCTGCTCTGGCAAATCATCGTAGTCGCCTGCCAGAATACCTTTGAAGCCAGAAATCGTATCTTTCAAGGATACATACTTACCGGGAGAACCGGTGAAGACTTCCGCAACATGGAAAGGCTGAGACAAGAAACGTTCAATACGACGTGCACGGGATACGATCTGCTTATCGTCTTCTGACAGCTCGTCCATACCCAGAATCGCAATGATGTCTTTCAACTCTTTGTAACGCTGTAGTATGGTTTGAACGCCACGAGCAACTTCATAATGCTCTTGACCGATAATCAGAGGATCCAGCTGACGACTGGTAGAATCCAGTGGATCGATTGCAGGATAAATACCTTTCGCTGCGATATCACGGCTCAATACAACGGTCGCATCCAAGTGCGAGAACGTCGTTGCTGGCGATGGATCGGTCAAGTCATCCGCAGGTACGTATACGGCCTGAACAGATGTGATTGATCCTGTTTTAGTTGAAGTGATACGCTCTTGCAGAACGCCCATCTCTTCAGCCAGCGTAGGCTGATAACCTACCGCAGAAGGCATACGACCCAACAGTGCGGATACTTCAGTTCCTGCAAGGGTGTAACGGTAGATGTTGTCTACGAACAACAGTACGTCACGACCTTCGTCACGGAATTTTTCCGCCATGGTCAAACCGGTCAAAGCAACACGCAAACGGTTTCCTGGGGGCTCATTCATCTGCCCGTAAACCATCGCTACTTTATCCAGTACGTTGGATTCTTTCATTTCGTAGTAGAAGTCGTTCCCCTCACGAGTACGCTCCCCTACACCTGCGAATACAGACAGACCGGAGTGCTCTTTTGCGATGTTGTTAATCAGTTCCATCATGTTTACGGTTTTACCTACACCCGCACCACCGAACAGACCAACTTTACCACCTTTCGCAAAAGGACAAACCAGATCGATTACTTTAATACCGGTTTCCAACAACTCGGCGGATGCTGCCTGATCGGCGTATCCTGGAGCTGTACGGTGAATAGGAGAACGCTCCTGTTCACCGATTGGGCCAGCTTCATCAATTGGATTACCCAGAACATCCATGATGCGACCCAGGGTTTCAGTTCCTACAGGTACTGAAATAGGTGCATTGGTGTTGCTGACATCCAAACCACGACGCAAGCCTTCTGTACTTCCCATAGCGATGGTACGAACAATACCATCACCTAATTGCTGTTGCACTTCCAAAGTGGTCTGACCACCATCCACTTTGAGCGCATCATAAACCTTGGGTACGTCTTCGCGTGGAAACTCCACGTCGATGACCGCACCGATGATCTGTACGATACGTCCGCTACTCATGCTCGGTTCCTCGTCAATACTGAAAATTCGTTCTTTATGTTAAACAGCTGCCGCGCCACCCACGATCTCGGAAATCTCCTGCGTAATCGCAGCCTGACGAGCCTTGTTGTAGACCAACTGCAACTCATCAATCATTCCACCGGCATTATCGGTTGCGCTCTTCATCGCAATCATCCGGGCGGCTTGTTCACAGGCATTGTTTTCAACAACACCCTGGTACACCTGAGACTCAATAAAGCGAGTTAACAAACCGTCCAAAATAGGTTTTGCATCCGGCTCGTATATATAGTCCCAATGGTGCTGCATTTCTTTATCGTCAGCTGCCAACAATGGCAGAAGCTGGATAACTTCAGGCTTTTGAGTCATTGTGTTGACAAACCGGTTGTGAACCACATACAAACGGTCGATTGTGCCTTGCTCATACGCATCCAACATCACTTTTACGGAGCCGATCAACTTCGCAGCGGAAGGATCATCACCCAAGTGAGTCAATGCAGCTAGAACATTACCTCCAAAACTTCGGAAGAAGCTCAAAGCTTTTTGACCAATTGCACAGATATCGATCTCAACACCCTGATCGTGCCATTGCTTCATTTCGGTTGTAACCTGCTTGAACAGGTTAGTATTCAAACCTCCACAAAGCCCACGATCAGTTGAAACGACAATGTAGCCAACCCGTTTTACTTCACGCTCCTGCATATACAAGTGACGGTATTCCGGATTCGCATTTGCGATATGGCTGACCACAGCTCGAATTTTCTGAGCGTAAGGTTTGCCGGCACTCATGCGATCCTGAGCTTTACGCATCTTACTCGCCGCAACCATTTGCATGGCACTGGTGATTTTCTGCGTGCTCTTGATACTTGATATCTTCGTGCGTATTTCTTTTCCGACGGCCATAGTTTCACTGCCTTTAAAAGCGCTAAACTTGGTGTGGTCAAGGGTTACTGACGTAACCCTTAGGCATTACCAGGTTTGAGTTGCCTTGAATTTTTCCAGAGCGGCTTTGATGTCGGCAGCAATTTCATCATTGTAATTGCCGTTGTCGCCAATCTTAGCCAGCAAATCCTGTTGTTCTGAGTTCATGTAAGAAATCAGAGATGCTTCAAAATCAACAACTTTCTTAACTTCGATATCATCCAGGAACCCTTCGTTTGCTGCGTACAGGATAACACCCATTACCGCAACACTCAGTGGGCTGAATTGCTTCTGTTTCATCAATTCGGTAACGCGCTGACCGTGCTCCAATTGCTTACGGGTTGCATCATCAAGATCCGATGCAAACTGAGCAAAAGCTGCCAACTCTCGGTACTGAGCCAGTGCCAGACGAATACCACCACCCAATTTCTTCATGATCTTGGTTTGTGCAGCACCACCAACACGGGATACAGAGATACCGGCGTTCATCGCAGGACGGATACCGGAGTTAAACAGGTCGGTCTCAACGAAAATCTGACCATCAGTGATGGAGATTACGTTGGTCGGTACGAATGCAGATACGTCACCCGCTTGGGTTTCGATAATCGGCAGAGCAGTCAAAGAACCGGTTTGACCTTTCACTTCGCCATTTGTGTATTGCTCTACGTACTCAGCATTTACACGAGCTGCACGTTCCAGCAGACGGGAGTGTAAGTAGAAAACGTCCCCTGGGTATGCTTCACGTCCTGGTGGACGACGCAACAACAGGGAGATTTGACGATAGGCCCAAGCTTGCTTGGTCAAATCATCATATACGATCAATGCATCTTGCCCACGATCACGGAAGTATTCACCCATAGTACAACCTGCATAAGGCGCCAGGAACTGCGTAGACGCAGGATCTGCTGCACCCGCTGCAACCACGATAGTGTGGTCCATTGCACCGTGCTCTTCCAGTTTACGTACGACCGCTGCGATCGAAGATTGCTTCTGACCGATTGCAACGTAGATACATTTAATACCCGTATTTTTCTGGTTAATGATGGTATCGATTGCAACCGCAGTTTTACCAATCTGACGGTCACCAATGATCAACTCACGCTGACCACGACCGATTGGAACCATGGTATCGATTGCTTTCAAACCAGTTTGTACTGGCTCATCAACAGACTGACGTGCAATTACCCCTGGTGCCACTTTCTCGATTGGAGACGTTTCAGTGGTTTCCAGTGGTCCCTTGCCATCAATTGGGTTACCCAGAGAATCAACAACACGACCCAAAAGCTGTTCACCAACCGGTACCTCAAGGATACGACCGGTACATTTTGCTTTTTGGCCCTCTGCCAGTCCCTGGTAGTCACCAAGAACAACCGCACCTACTGAATCACGCTCAAGGTTAAGCGCCAAACCATAAGTACCGTTATCAAATTCAATCATTTCACCGTACATCACGTCAGCCAGACCGTGGATCAAAACGATACCATCGGATACGCTAACGATTGTGCCCTCGGTGCGGGCTTCAGAAGTCACATCCAGCTTTTCAATGCGCTTCTTTATAATTTCGCTGATCTCTGAAGGATTCAGTTGCTGCATGCCTATGTCCTCAAACCTAAATCTTTAGGAACCTATAGCCTCGGCCAGTTTTGCAAGCTTACCGCGCACGGATGCGTCTATAACAAGGTCGCCAGCCCGGATTACTGCTCCACCTAATAATGTGCGATTGACAGATGAACTAATGTTCACTTTTCGCGCAAGTTTGGTAGACAGGGCTTTGGCAAGCGCTTTCTCTTGATCACTACTCAAATCAAATGCCGACTCGATAGAGACATCGACAGACTGTTCCTGCAATGCTTTCAATTGCTCGAACAGGCTTGAAATCTGAGGAATCAAAGTTAAACGCTTGTTTTCTGCCAGGACGCGTACCAAGTTTTGTCCTTGCTCGGATAACTTACCTTCACACACATCTGCAAATGCGTTGGCTTTCTGCTCATTGGTTAACGAAGGGTTATCTAATACATCCTTCATTGTCACATCTTGAGCCACTTGAGACGCGAACGCCAACATTGCTGACCAGTCAGCAAGTTGATCGGCGCTCAATGCAGCCTGAAATGCCGCTTTCGCGTAAGGCCGGGCTATCGTAGATAATTCTGCCATAGCAAACCTCTTTTAGAATTCCGCCGCGAGTTTATTTAACATGCCGGCGTGAGCTTTCTCATCAATAGAGGTTTCCAGAATTTTTTCGGCACCAGCAAGCGCAATTTTCGAAATCTCGGCACGCAAAGCTTCCTTAGCTCGATTGCTTTCCTGCTCAATCTCCGCTTTTGCCGCAGCCAGAAGACGATCGCCTTCAGCTCGAGCCTGATCCTTAGCTTCTTCGACAATTTGATTGGAACGCTTGTTTGCTTGTTCGATCAATTCCGCTGCCTGCTGTTTTGCTTCCCGCAATTCTTTAGCAGCTTTTTCCTGGGCCAATTCAAGATCGCGTGACGCACGGTCTGCAGCGTCAAGTCCATCTGCAATTTTCTTTTGTCGCTCACGCAGTGCTTCCATTACTGGAGGCCATACGTATTTCATACAGAAAACGACAAAGATGAAAAATGAGATCGCTTGACCAATCATTGTTAAGTTGATATTCACGTCAACACCTCTCGCCTTTCTTTAATGTTCGTAATTTCAGTGCCCTGATTAACCTGCAACTTGGCTTACGAACGGATTAGCGAAAGTGAAGAACAATGCGATACCAACACCGATCATGGTTACCGCATCCAACAGACCAGCAACGATGAACATTTTAACCTGTAACATAGGTACCATTTCTGGTTGACGAGCAGCACCTTCCAGGAACTTACCACCCAACAGACCAAAACCGATAGCAGTACCCAAAGCACCCAGACCGATCAAAAGAGCAACGGCAATCGCGGTTAAACCAACTACAGTTTCCATTTTCACTCCAATTTTTAAGTTAAGTTAATGTTTAAAGGATTGGTTAAAAAATTCTTAATGATCTTCGTGAGCCATACTGAGATACACGATGGTCAGCATCATGAAGATGAATGCCTGCAACGTGATAACCAGAATATGGAAGATTGCCCAGGGCACAGATAACGCCCACTGCAGACCAAAAGGCAACAGTGCAATCAGAATGAAGATCAGCTCACCTGCGTACAAGTTACCGAACAAACGCAAAGCCAGTGAGATGGGTTTGGCAATCAGTCCCACAAATTCCAATAGGAAGTTGAACGGGATCATCCACTTGCCGAAAGGTTGCAAGGTCAATTCACCAACAAACCCGCTAACACCTTTCACTTTGATACTGTAGTAAATAATCAGGGCAAAGACAGAGAGCGACATGCCCAGAGTTGCATTAACGTCGGTGGTGGGTACCACTTTAAAGTACGCATGATCATCACCTACGATGATCTGGAACAAGCGAGGAAGCCAGTCCACAGGGACCAGATCCATTAAATTCATTAAAAAGATCCAGCAGAAGATCGTAAGAGATAAAGGTGCTATGACCTTATTTTTGCCGTGGAATGTTTCCTTGACACTGTTATCAACAAACTCAACCATGATCTCGACAAAGTTTTGAAGTCCACCGGGAACTCCATGTGTCGCTTTAGTGGCTGCTTTTTTGAATAACCAAAGGAACAATACGCCGAGTGCGATAGACCAACCGAGTGTGTCTACGTGTATGGCCCAGAATCCCATTTCGGCTGCTTCTTTTGGCGTATGGGCGAACATCCAACCGTGAACGGGATGATTTCCAAACGTCAAATTCTGCAAGTGGTGCTGTATATATGATGATGCAGTAAGGGTTTCGCCTGCCATGTTAAGCTCTCAAACTCTATTTCTGCTGCGATTTCCGACCCAACACCCAAGGTGTGAGCCAATTCGTCATTAAACTGATGAAAAATGTTAAAAAAAGCGCGAATACATCAAGAGGCTTGACCAATACAAACACCATAGTAAATGCTACAGCGGTTAATATCAGTTTGACGGCTTCTCCCGTGTAGAACGCTTTTACGATCTGTTGCGCAGCCCGGGCACCATTATGAGCGAATGCTTTGAATGCAAAGTAGGCATTGGGAATGACAAAAATACATCCTCCCAAAACAGCGGAGTAAAACGACACTTCACCCCGAAATCCAAATGCGAGACTAACGACTGCCACAACAATAACCTGGACAATAATTACTCTTTCAATTGGCGGACGTCTTATGTGACTCACCTGCATGTTCACAAACTCACCTTCGTGTTTACAAACGATACCGTGGTTCGCCCCAACGTCTTATCTATTTGCTTTCCCCCGCCCTGATCAAGTACACAGATTTAATCTCCGCAACTTCAGGCGGGAAGGATTATAGTGATAATAGCGTAGGCATTCAACTGGATTCGCTGATTTACCAGGAAAAATATGACTAAATTTCAGACG contains these protein-coding regions:
- the atpD gene encoding F0F1 ATP synthase subunit beta; translation: MSSGRIVQIIGAVIDVEFPREDVPKVYDALKVDGGQTTLEVQQQLGDGIVRTIAMGSTEGLRRGLDVSNTNAPISVPVGTETLGRIMDVLGNPIDEAGPIGEQERSPIHRTAPGYADQAASAELLETGIKVIDLVCPFAKGGKVGLFGGAGVGKTVNMMELINNIAKEHSGLSVFAGVGERTREGNDFYYEMKESNVLDKVAMVYGQMNEPPGNRLRVALTGLTMAEKFRDEGRDVLLFVDNIYRYTLAGTEVSALLGRMPSAVGYQPTLAEEMGVLQERITSTKTGSITSVQAVYVPADDLTDPSPATTFSHLDATVVLSRDIAAKGIYPAIDPLDSTSRQLDPLIIGQEHYEVARGVQTILQRYKELKDIIAILGMDELSEDDKQIVSRARRIERFLSQPFHVAEVFTGSPGKYVSLKDTISGFKGILAGDYDDLPEQAFYMVGSIDEAVEKAKGMK
- the atpG gene encoding F0F1 ATP synthase subunit gamma, with amino-acid sequence MAVGKEIRTKISSIKSTQKITSAMQMVAASKMRKAQDRMSAGKPYAQKIRAVVSHIANANPEYRHLYMQEREVKRVGYIVVSTDRGLCGGLNTNLFKQVTTEMKQWHDQGVEIDICAIGQKALSFFRSFGGNVLAALTHLGDDPSAAKLIGSVKVMLDAYEQGTIDRLYVVHNRFVNTMTQKPEVIQLLPLLAADDKEMQHHWDYIYEPDAKPILDGLLTRFIESQVYQGVVENNACEQAARMIAMKSATDNAGGMIDELQLVYNKARQAAITQEISEIVGGAAAV
- the atpA gene encoding F0F1 ATP synthase subunit alpha, whose protein sequence is MQQLNPSEISEIIKKRIEKLDVTSEARTEGTIVSVSDGIVLIHGLADVMYGEMIEFDNGTYGLALNLERDSVGAVVLGDYQGLAEGQKAKCTGRILEVPVGEQLLGRVVDSLGNPIDGKGPLETTETSPIEKVAPGVIARQSVDEPVQTGLKAIDTMVPIGRGQRELIIGDRQIGKTAVAIDTIINQKNTGIKCIYVAIGQKQSSIAAVVRKLEEHGAMDHTIVVAAGAADPASTQFLAPYAGCTMGEYFRDRGQDALIVYDDLTKQAWAYRQISLLLRRPPGREAYPGDVFYLHSRLLERAARVNAEYVEQYTNGEVKGQTGSLTALPIIETQAGDVSAFVPTNVISITDGQIFVETDLFNSGIRPAMNAGISVSRVGGAAQTKIMKKLGGGIRLALAQYRELAAFAQFASDLDDATRKQLEHGQRVTELMKQKQFSPLSVAVMGVILYAANEGFLDDIEVKKVVDFEASLISYMNSEQQDLLAKIGDNGNYNDEIAADIKAALEKFKATQTW
- a CDS encoding F0F1 ATP synthase subunit delta produces the protein MAELSTIARPYAKAAFQAALSADQLADWSAMLAFASQVAQDVTMKDVLDNPSLTNEQKANAFADVCEGKLSEQGQNLVRVLAENKRLTLIPQISSLFEQLKALQEQSVDVSIESAFDLSSDQEKALAKALSTKLARKVNISSSVNRTLLGGAVIRAGDLVIDASVRGKLAKLAEAIGS
- a CDS encoding F0F1 ATP synthase subunit B; the encoded protein is MNINLTMIGQAISFFIFVVFCMKYVWPPVMEALRERQKKIADGLDAADRASRDLELAQEKAAKELREAKQQAAELIEQANKRSNQIVEEAKDQARAEGDRLLAAAKAEIEQESNRAKEALRAEISKIALAGAEKILETSIDEKAHAGMLNKLAAEF
- the atpE gene encoding F0F1 ATP synthase subunit C; its protein translation is METVVGLTAIAVALLIGLGALGTAIGFGLLGGKFLEGAARQPEMVPMLQVKMFIVAGLLDAVTMIGVGIALFFTFANPFVSQVAG
- the atpB gene encoding F0F1 ATP synthase subunit A is translated as MAGETLTASSYIQHHLQNLTFGNHPVHGWMFAHTPKEAAEMGFWAIHVDTLGWSIALGVLFLWLFKKAATKATHGVPGGLQNFVEIMVEFVDNSVKETFHGKNKVIAPLSLTIFCWIFLMNLMDLVPVDWLPRLFQIIVGDDHAYFKVVPTTDVNATLGMSLSVFALIIYYSIKVKGVSGFVGELTLQPFGKWMIPFNFLLEFVGLIAKPISLALRLFGNLYAGELIFILIALLPFGLQWALSVPWAIFHILVITLQAFIFMMLTIVYLSMAHEDH
- a CDS encoding F0F1 ATP synthase subunit I, which translates into the protein MQVSHIRRPPIERVIIVQVIVVAVVSLAFGFRGEVSFYSAVLGGCIFVIPNAYFAFKAFAHNGARAAQQIVKAFYTGEAVKLILTAVAFTMVFVLVKPLDVFALFLTFFISLMTNWLTPWVLGRKSQQK